In Salvia miltiorrhiza cultivar Shanhuang (shh) chromosome 4, IMPLAD_Smil_shh, whole genome shotgun sequence, the DNA window ATTTATATCGGAATAGTCATCCTTCGTTGCTAATTTCATTCTTGGTCTTaacatttttgaaaatccatttgcAGTTTATAGGCGCAACAATGGGCTCTTCAGGGCTCAACATTCAAACAGAAAATGGTCACATCGGCATGCCCAGTAATATATGCTGTGTTGTTGTGGAATATCTTCCTGGCGGTGCGTTGAAATCTTACCTCATAAAGAACAGGAGAAAGAAGTTAGCATTCAAAGTTGTCGTGCATATGGCACTTGATCTCGCTAGAGGGTACATTTCCCATTTTGATTTTGCGGTTTTTACATGATTGTTTCTCATTGATTTCTTTCTTCAACATATGAATATGGTCTATTGTTTTGGCTTTCTAGGTTAAGTTACCTTCACTCTCAAAAGATTGTTCATAGGGATGTTAAAACAGAGAATATGTTGTTAGACAAGTCGCGGACGGTTAAGATAGCTGATTTTGGAGTTGCTCGTGTCGAAGCCTCGAATCCAAACGACATGACAGGGGAGACgggaactcttggatacatggcACCAGAGGTATGAGGTTTCCTTTTTATCCAGAAAAACTTACTTTTCTGCTCTATCTTCGTCTGATTTGCTCGTGGCGAAACTGAAATCCCTAATTGTGAATAACAATAATGAGCTGCAGGTTCTCAATGGCAACCCATACAATAGAAAATGCGACGTCTACAGCTTTGGAATCTGTTTGTGGGAGATATACTGCTGCGACATGCCATATCCTGACCTCAGCTTCTCCGAGGTGACATCAGCGGTCGTGCAGCAGGTATGAGAAAACTCCGGCCCCTCGCTACTTGTGCAGGGCTCGTTTATGCTCTTGTCTTGATCACTAGATGTTTGTCGACAGAACTTGAGGCCCGATATACCCAGATGCTGCCCAAGCTCCCTTGCAAACGTGATGAAACGATGCTGGGATGCGAATCCCGACAAGAGACCTGAGATGGACGAGGTGGTTGCCATGATCGAGGCCATTGATACATCGAAAGGCGGTGGAATGATCCCTGTCGATCAGCAGCAAGGCTGTCTCTGCTTCCGTACGAAACGCGGTCCGTGAAGATCGTTCGTTCCCGCTGGCGGTGAGCATacgttcggttcggttttcttGCACAAGAAGATGAAATCTTCGGAGGAATTGCCTGAGCCAAAAATTGTGTTTGGTAGTTGTGGATATAGGCTAACAAGCTTTGCTGCATATCTTTTGCATGGTGTAAAGATTTAGAAGTATTGTTCATCGACATTCtatcaatattaattcattttattatctTTTTGTTTTGACTACTTCTATAGTTGATATTGAGTTGGGAAGATTGGTTTAATCGCCCAcaaacaaaataatatttttactcaaataTGTAAATTTTACATTAATTTTTAAGACGTTGCAATTACAACGtaatttctttatcttttgtaattataacaatcttgaattcttcGATGAGGTCCACATATATGGccaatattttataaaattaaaaattatctgGCTCTAGTTCATAAAGTAGAAGTTATATATGtctaaaaatagataaataaacgaATCACTTAAGCTATATCCCAACCAAGTATGCTACATGTTATGTACACGTTTCCCGTACATATTGCAACGAGGAAAGAGCCACACTCGAAGCTTGTTTTGGTGAAAAAGAATAAATTGGCACAGATCGACGCATGTTTTAGATTTCGGCTATCTATTGGTAATTACTAAAGTATCTAAATTGTGCAATTATAGATATTTGTGTGGTATAACACTTAAACTGAATCCATAGTCATTTAACGAGATCTTGAGAaattgttactccctccgtccacgaaatgagtacccatatttcctttttcgttcgtccacgaaatgagtatccatttccctttttggcaagtgtaccccacacatctctttaattaatacactcaaaaagtgggactcttaaactattcacactacactccatacattttttaaaacccgtgccgtccacaaatgggtactcatttcgtggacggagggagtatttcttaatttatatataagatTTTATTATGCACAACTTACATTAAGTTAGTTGAATATGTTTTGTGATGTTGATTGGCGGCTTGCCTCGTCCATCACAGGTTTTTGCTTATTTCATTGATATCTTGGCGATCTTAATAGTAGCATATCGTCTGCTGAGACCGACTGTAGATCGATGGCAGAAGCATGTTGTGAAGTTGTTTGGATACGCAACTTGCTTGCAGATTTTGGCATTGCAGGCacgaattttttttagaaataaggggttttggcaaataaaatcgtgaattattttgaatttgtaattttaacgtgatttttgaagtgtggcgaattaaatcaccatcttTTCCATTTTTTGCAATTCCGTCCACCTAATTTTTTTCGATCGCCAGAATattgaattggagcttacgtgAATTAATaaagacgacgtcgtttttgttaGGCATAAACGATATCATTTCGTAcgatttcaattaaaaatttcttcAAATTATAAAGGCATTGTATTCTATattttgcaccataattttcaatatctagcaattttatagaaaataacgtcgtaacatgaatattacgtggcaaactaatccacgtaaactcCAACTCAACAATCCGACGACCAAAAAATTtgaggggacgaaattgcaaaaattgaaaaggtggtgatttaatttgccacacttcaaaagtcacgtttaaaattgtaaattcgaaatagttcgtgattttatttgctaaaACCCCCtagaaataaatatatttttattaattattctttgtttgGGAATCTCATGAAATCCAAGATTAAATGAGatacattaattattaataaagatATTGTCatatcaaaaatataaatatcaatTTCATTGGCAACAAGTCAAatcttaatatttatatataccaATCTACAAGAGCCAATAAAATCGCGCCTGATAGCTCTAAACATTACCAAATCATAATTGAAGAGCTCAAGAATTGGAGGAAAATTCTCTACAACAAACTTCTCTCCAATATTCAAGGTGTCCCATCGAGGTTCAAGACGTTCTTCGTGGAAGCAACCTCAAGAAAAAATCAAGTCCAACGCTCAATTCAGAAATAAGGCGGTGGCCCTTTGCATCAACGTGCCTAAAGCTTAAGTTAAAAGCCAAAGCCAAGTCAAGCCAACGTTCGATCTAGCAATAAAGTGAAGGCCCTCTGCATCAATGTTATAAAGTCCAAATCTCAAGTTAAACCCAATGTTTGATCCAAAAACAAGGCGAACGTTCTCCacatcaacatcataaaactcAAATATCAAGTCCAAGAAGATCGGAAGCATATTTTTCCAGCAAATCTCAAGGACTACTAAAAAAtcatactctctctgtcccaacATAAGTGGTGTGCGTATTTCTTTTTGAGCCATCCTAACAAAAGTGGTGcctttccttttttagaaataaaagaaaattgagAAGTTAATTAGCCAAAACTAATTGCACCATTGTTTCTTCTTAATTAACCTAATCAATCATTCTCTCTCTACTGAATTTACTTAGccaatctcactctctctaccTCACGTCTCCCTTTCAATCTTACGGCCAcctccgccgtcgccgccgtcaGACCTCGCCGCACTTTTGGAGCACGCAACCCTAATGGCGAAGTAGCTCCCGTCCGCCGCGGACACATCCCAACTCCTCCAAATCCACGCCGCGCTCCACGCAGCCCACTACCGCATCTCTCTTTTCATCTCCCACCACCACCCCCCACCGCCCTAGAATTCGATCTCCTCCGCCTCTCTTTGTTCCTTGCAGGTTCACTGCCACATCGCCGCTGAGGATTTGAGGGGTAGGAGGCGAGGCGAAGCTAGGGTTTCGATTTAGGGTAGGCGGAGGACGACAGCTGGGGATTTGGGGGGTGGGAAGGGAGGCGGTGGCCAAGGCTTCGATTTGTGGTGGGCGACAGAGTTGAGAGGGCTTCGATGTGGCAAAGTTTGCAGATGTAGATTGGGGGTTAGGACCCGTCCTTCAGCGATGGCAGTGGCTCGTCTTCTTTCCACGATCCTTGTGTCGGTGAGAAACAGTGGCGCTAAGGGTGGCACGATTGAGGGTAttttttaagagtaaaattttgaagtagccaaaatgaagcataaaacacaatttatggccacacattgaaaaaacacaaattttggccatttttattgatttggacgtttttacccttaatgaggtggaccgggtaggatcaggcacgcgggtcgcgtgctgagatagtgccataagtgccatcgaaaatccaaaataaaacctagTAAAATAGTCATCtttgcacttatggcactaatagtgccataagtgccaacggaaattcaaaataaaactaagtaaaatgatcatttgggcacttatgacactaatagtgccataagtgccatacgtgcagcacaaatacagaaacaacatcatttaaaccctaaatggaacatctaaaccctaaatggataatctaaaccctaaatggaatatcaaaccctagggggaagtgtgcacttatggcacttatggcactaatagtgccataagtgccatacgtgcagcacagatcagatctgtcgatggctgaaatcgaaggaggcgaagattagatctgccgatggaggcggcggcgcaacgatcagatcagatccatcgccgccgcctcatcagatcagaccCACCGCCGCCTTATCAGTTCAGATCTGccttcgccgccgcctcatcctccgccacctgaccgacctcctccacgccgccgatttcagaggaccggatctcctccaccgccgccgcctcatcctctacttcGACGAAGTCTGCCcaagccgcgagagctccgacgaattcttcaagctcggcgccgctggagtgagagagagggagatgagaaagagagaggagagagcggcaaccgagatgagaaagagagaggagagagggagaatggtagaatagtcatgacatacaaaaaatggccaaaatttatgttttttcaaatggtggacaaaatttgatgttgtatgttgaatagggccatttgACCCTATTATCtcattttttaattagttttcaattaatgtttttttaaaaatcattaattacaaatataaactaaataaaaaaatggaaaagtataaaaaaataatttaataaataaaacaaaaaaatataagtataataaattaaaaattttattttaaatttaatctaaAATCATTAATTATTACATACTCAATTAAGGATAAAATTAAAAGCACACTTAAACtcctaagagcatctccaacgcGGGTGGCAAAGGCCGCGTCGATCCGAGTCGCTGGAGTGAACGTTGCGCTGGAGACCCGGCATGATTCGAAGCCGTTGCGATGCTAAGACCCGGGGTGAAGGCTGTGGTTGAGAGATCCGTGCGCTACACACGCAcggtttaaatatatatatatatatatatatatatatatatatatatatatatatatataaaatgaaacAAATATAGCATTTTTAATTTGGGGAAGG includes these proteins:
- the LOC131021178 gene encoding serine/threonine-protein kinase STY13-like: MEKSSNGFVRADQIDLKSLDEQLERHLNRALTLEKNRKSQDADFSHSSALPAFSAAAAAAVARRPRQEWEIDPSKLIIKSVLARGTFGTVHRGVYDGQDVAVKLLDWGEEGHRTEAEIQSLRSAFTQEVAVWHKLDHPNVTKFIGATMGSSGLNIQTENGHIGMPSNICCVVVEYLPGGALKSYLIKNRRKKLAFKVVVHMALDLARGLSYLHSQKIVHRDVKTENMLLDKSRTVKIADFGVARVEASNPNDMTGETGTLGYMAPEVLNGNPYNRKCDVYSFGICLWEIYCCDMPYPDLSFSEVTSAVVQQNLRPDIPRCCPSSLANVMKRCWDANPDKRPEMDEVVAMIEAIDTSKGGGMIPVDQQQGCLCFRTKRGP